One Thermostichus vulcanus str. 'Rupite' genomic window carries:
- a CDS encoding helix-turn-helix domain-containing protein: protein MAGVLKLDIQESAEELKLLLGKQATPTGKERVQALYLLKIGKVKTITGLAEILGRDISTIFRWFQRYKTTGLEGMLTVPRNQGRKPLIPTPILETLKQELHQPGRFRTYSDIREWLRETHGVDASYKVVHETVRYRLKVRLRGCRGKRRSSGVRAS, encoded by the coding sequence ATGGCTGGAGTTCTTAAGTTAGACATTCAAGAATCAGCTGAGGAGTTAAAATTACTACTGGGTAAGCAAGCTACCCCGACAGGCAAGGAGCGAGTTCAAGCCCTCTACCTGCTCAAGATTGGGAAAGTCAAGACAATTACGGGTTTGGCTGAAATCTTGGGCCGCGACATCTCAACCATTTTTCGTTGGTTTCAACGCTACAAAACCACGGGGCTGGAAGGCATGTTGACGGTACCCCGCAATCAGGGACGCAAACCCCTGATCCCCACCCCGATCTTGGAGACCCTCAAGCAAGAGCTCCACCAACCCGGTCGCTTTCGCACCTACAGCGACATCCGCGAATGGCTGCGGGAAACCCATGGGGTGGATGCCTCCTATAAGGTGGTCCACGAAACCGTGCGCTATCGCCTCAAGGTACGTCTGCGGGGATGCCGGGGCAAACGGCGTTCGAGTGGGGTGCGAGCCTCCTAG
- a CDS encoding anti-sigma factor domain-containing protein, producing MAELTDSELMRQIQLRDRRSHFLLKDRYQKRLLDIALATLKQPHQAEEVVRQVFEFCWKQADVFDIERDRSVAVWLYQLTAFQARERLRRWAWLPAPTSIQTTASVWPRRILWVSLGVLGLYAAAMTVEYWRLRWRWGSLIPTDQVVIQRLYQEWQQQPDIQRATLRDPSFGNPTLVQALWSPRAKQVLLLASEMAPAPQGSTYQLWLQSDLEGGAQMLENAGTFTVTGEGSLQWLSQPTRSQQPTRLFITLEPAGGSESPTGSPLLQSSFLIPASQP from the coding sequence ATGGCGGAGCTGACCGACTCTGAGCTGATGCGCCAGATCCAATTGCGGGATCGACGCAGCCACTTTCTCCTCAAGGATCGCTATCAAAAGCGGCTGCTTGACATTGCTTTGGCCACCCTCAAACAACCCCACCAAGCGGAAGAAGTGGTGCGCCAAGTATTCGAGTTTTGCTGGAAGCAAGCTGATGTGTTCGATATCGAGCGGGATCGCTCGGTGGCCGTATGGCTGTACCAACTGACGGCCTTTCAAGCAAGAGAACGGTTGCGGCGCTGGGCCTGGTTGCCGGCTCCCACCTCAATTCAAACGACAGCTTCTGTCTGGCCTCGACGCATTCTGTGGGTCAGTCTGGGGGTTTTGGGACTCTATGCGGCGGCAATGACGGTGGAATACTGGCGCTTGCGCTGGCGCTGGGGATCCCTAATACCCACGGATCAGGTGGTGATTCAGCGGCTTTACCAAGAGTGGCAACAACAGCCGGATATTCAACGGGCTACCCTACGGGATCCCAGCTTTGGCAACCCGACGTTGGTGCAAGCGTTGTGGTCCCCCCGTGCCAAACAGGTGTTGCTGTTGGCATCGGAAATGGCTCCTGCCCCCCAAGGAAGCACCTATCAGTTGTGGTTGCAGTCGGATTTGGAGGGAGGTGCGCAAATGCTAGAAAATGCCGGCACCTTTACCGTTACGGGAGAGGGATCCCTGCAATGGCTCAGCCAGCCCACACGCTCCCAGCAACCAACCCGCCTGTTCATCACCCTCGAACCTGCCGGTGGGAGTGAGTCGCCGACCGGATCTCCCCTATTGCAAAGCAGTTTTTTGATTCCCGCTTCTCAGCCGTAA
- the tatA gene encoding twin-arginine translocase TatA/TatE family subunit → MTILLPSEPVLAVGIFGMGLPELAVIGVIAVVVFGPKKLPELGSAVGKALRGFKQEMNNPSSDEESSDGGEDAEKVAEKDAA, encoded by the coding sequence ATGACTATTCTGCTACCGAGTGAACCTGTTCTGGCCGTAGGGATTTTCGGCATGGGCCTGCCGGAACTGGCGGTGATTGGGGTGATTGCGGTGGTCGTCTTTGGCCCCAAGAAATTACCAGAATTGGGCAGCGCTGTGGGCAAAGCGCTGCGGGGCTTCAAACAGGAGATGAACAATCCCAGCAGCGATGAGGAGTCTAGTGATGGTGGCGAAGATGCTGAGAAAGTGGCAGAAAAGGACGCTGCCTAA